From the Bacillus tuaregi genome, one window contains:
- a CDS encoding alpha/beta-type small acid-soluble spore protein encodes MANNNNSNQLLVPGVQQALDQMKFEIASEFGVNLGADTTSRANGSVGGEITKRLVQTAQQQMAGFSQQ; translated from the coding sequence ATGGCAAACAACAACAACTCAAACCAATTGTTAGTTCCTGGGGTTCAACAAGCTCTTGATCAAATGAAATTTGAAATTGCTTCTGAGTTTGGTGTGAACCTTGGTGCTGATACAACTTCTCGTGCTAACGGATCTGTTGGTGGAGAAATTACCAAGCGTCTAGTACAAACAGCTCAACAGCAAATGGCTGGTTTTTCTCAACAATAA
- the mbcS gene encoding acyl-CoA synthetase MbcS, which translates to MKREDLIAPLQYNLVSEMERYANDKGKIAIKWETSDGLTKEISYEDLMSGANKIGNVFLESGLKKGDVILIIIPRLIEAYEVYLAALKLGLVVIPSSEMLRTKDLQYRIIHGDVKGVISYYPYTDEFEPIPEMNHIVKFTIGKDREGWQRLDEKMQTASGELAIADTSREDMAFLSYTSGTTGNPKAVVHTHGWAYAHLRTAAPHWLCIHENDVVWATAGPGWMKWIWSPFLAVLGSGATGFAYHGKFEPEKYLQLLEKYKVNVLCCTPTEYRLMAKVDHLHEYNLSTIHSAVSAGEPLNREVIETFQKYFNLKVRDGYGQTENTLLVGITKDMELKPGSMGKPTPGNTIAIINDSGEICPVGEVGDIAVHKDTPALFKEYYKEPERTMAQYRGDYYVTGDRAKRDEEGYFWFEGRSDDIIISSGYTIGPFEVEDALVKHPFVKECAVVASPDKDRGNVVKAFIVLKEGINETEENLVKLLQRHVKEMTAPYKYPRRIEFVEHLPKTSSGKIRRVELRNKELKQFM; encoded by the coding sequence ATGAAACGTGAAGATTTGATTGCACCTTTACAATATAATCTTGTTTCCGAAATGGAACGTTATGCAAATGATAAAGGGAAAATTGCTATTAAATGGGAAACCAGTGATGGTTTGACAAAGGAAATTTCATATGAGGATCTAATGTCTGGTGCTAATAAAATTGGTAATGTTTTCTTGGAGAGCGGATTAAAAAAAGGTGATGTGATTTTGATTATAATCCCTCGCTTAATTGAAGCCTACGAGGTTTATCTAGCTGCACTTAAACTGGGACTAGTCGTGATTCCAAGCTCAGAAATGCTTCGGACGAAGGATCTTCAATACCGTATCATACATGGAGATGTTAAAGGGGTTATCAGCTATTATCCGTATACAGATGAATTTGAGCCGATTCCCGAAATGAATCATATTGTAAAATTTACTATTGGCAAAGACCGTGAAGGCTGGCAGCGATTAGATGAGAAAATGCAAACAGCATCTGGAGAGCTTGCAATAGCCGATACTAGCCGTGAAGATATGGCGTTTTTATCGTACACATCAGGGACAACTGGAAATCCAAAGGCTGTTGTGCATACACATGGATGGGCATATGCACATCTTAGAACAGCAGCTCCGCATTGGCTTTGCATTCATGAAAATGACGTGGTTTGGGCAACCGCAGGTCCTGGCTGGATGAAGTGGATTTGGAGTCCGTTTTTAGCAGTATTAGGATCAGGTGCAACCGGCTTTGCCTATCATGGCAAGTTTGAACCAGAAAAGTATTTACAGCTTTTGGAGAAATATAAAGTAAATGTCCTTTGTTGTACACCCACTGAATATCGTCTAATGGCAAAGGTGGATCATTTACATGAATATAACCTATCTACTATACACAGTGCAGTCTCTGCCGGAGAGCCATTGAATCGTGAGGTAATTGAAACCTTTCAAAAGTATTTTAATCTTAAAGTCCGTGATGGGTATGGACAAACAGAAAATACGCTGTTAGTCGGTATTACAAAGGATATGGAGTTAAAACCAGGGTCAATGGGTAAACCGACACCAGGCAATACCATCGCTATTATTAATGATTCTGGTGAGATTTGTCCTGTTGGAGAAGTTGGTGATATTGCTGTTCATAAGGATACTCCTGCATTGTTCAAGGAATATTATAAAGAGCCTGAAAGAACAATGGCACAATATCGCGGCGATTATTATGTGACAGGTGATCGAGCAAAGAGGGATGAAGAAGGTTATTTCTGGTTTGAAGGAAGAAGCGACGATATTATTATCAGCTCTGGCTATACGATTGGACCGTTTGAGGTGGAAGATGCACTTGTTAAGCATCCATTTGTAAAAGAATGTGCCGTGGTTGCTAGTCCTGATAAAGACCGTGGAAATGTTGTCAAAGCCTTTATTGTGCTAAAAGAAGGAATAAATGAAACCGAAGAAAACCTTGTAAAGCTTCTACAGCGCCATGTGAAAGAAATGACTGCTCCGTATAAATATCCAAGAAGAATAGAGTTTGTTGAGCACCTGCCGAAAACATCTTCAGGAAAAATAAGACGTGTAGAACTGCGAAATAAAGAGCTGAAGCAGTTTATGTAG
- the rarD gene encoding EamA family transporter RarD: MNQNGEKMGVMYASFSYLLWGLLPIYWKLLDGVGADEILASRIVWSFLFMVVILLITRKWSSFMVTLKGLFQNKKQLVFLTTASLLVSCNWFIYIWAVNHNQIIEASMGYYINPLVSVLLGMIVLKEKLTAAQYVSFFFAFVGVIILTVSYGMLPWISLSLAFTFGFYGLAKKMIKVDSSVGLTLETMVVTPIALIYILYLVSQGMNTFMTVSLKTDLLLILSGAATAIPLLYFAKGAQRIPLSMLGYIQYLAPTISLLLGIFVFGEHFSSSHFIAFSFIWFALLIYSLSNAKFLKRIKQKKESRVGA, translated from the coding sequence ATGAATCAGAATGGGGAGAAAATGGGGGTTATGTATGCCTCCTTTTCCTATTTATTATGGGGATTACTACCGATTTATTGGAAGCTGTTAGATGGCGTTGGGGCAGATGAAATATTGGCGAGCCGAATTGTCTGGTCCTTTCTTTTTATGGTTGTTATCCTGCTCATAACAAGAAAATGGTCTAGCTTTATGGTGACCTTGAAAGGTCTGTTCCAAAATAAGAAGCAGCTTGTTTTTCTAACCACAGCTTCGTTATTGGTCAGCTGCAACTGGTTTATCTATATTTGGGCGGTTAATCATAACCAAATTATTGAAGCTAGTATGGGATATTATATTAACCCATTAGTAAGTGTCCTGCTTGGTATGATTGTACTGAAGGAAAAGTTAACAGCTGCCCAATATGTATCCTTCTTTTTTGCCTTTGTTGGAGTCATTATATTAACCGTATCCTATGGAATGCTTCCGTGGATTTCCTTGTCATTAGCTTTTACCTTCGGCTTTTATGGATTGGCAAAGAAAATGATTAAGGTGGATTCGTCGGTTGGCTTAACGCTTGAAACAATGGTCGTAACACCGATTGCCTTGATTTATATTCTGTATTTAGTATCGCAAGGAATGAATACTTTTATGACCGTTTCACTAAAAACAGACCTGCTTCTTATTTTATCGGGTGCTGCAACAGCCATTCCGCTCCTTTATTTTGCTAAAGGTGCCCAAAGAATTCCCTTGTCCATGCTGGGATACATTCAATATCTTGCACCTACCATCAGTTTATTATTGGGCATCTTTGTATTTGGAGAGCATTTTTCTAGCAGTCATTTTATTGCTTTTTCTTTCATTTGGTTTGCATTGCTTATTTACTCTTTATCCAATGCCAAATTTCTGAAACGGATTAAACAAAAAAAGGAAAGTAGAGTCGGAGCTTAA
- a CDS encoding NAD kinase, whose amino-acid sequence MMTERRNLYFYHKEEPIIREKIDTLRKLAVDLGFTIVKDYKKANIVACFGGDGEFLQGVRRTGFRDDCLYVGTSTTDQLSLYCDFYIDNTLEIVESMTSQVIEVRRYPTIEVTVDNQASFYCLNEFSIQSNIVKTFIMDVYINDLHFETFRGDGVIVSTPTGSTAYNKSVNGAVVDPLLPCMQITELGSLNNNQYRTLGSPFILSHDKVLTLKVAKEGNEHPTMAMDNEALSIQHVENIQIKLSNKRIKTIKLKNNSFWDKVKRNFL is encoded by the coding sequence ATGATGACAGAGCGCCGCAATCTATATTTTTACCATAAAGAGGAACCCATAATACGTGAGAAAATAGATACCCTTCGTAAACTAGCTGTCGATCTCGGATTCACAATTGTAAAGGACTATAAAAAGGCCAATATCGTTGCCTGCTTCGGTGGAGATGGAGAATTTCTACAGGGTGTCCGCAGAACCGGCTTTCGCGATGATTGTTTATATGTCGGGACTTCCACAACAGATCAATTAAGTCTATATTGTGATTTTTACATTGACAATACATTAGAAATAGTGGAATCCATGACCTCACAGGTAATTGAGGTGCGCCGTTATCCTACCATTGAGGTAACGGTTGATAATCAGGCTTCTTTTTACTGTTTAAACGAATTTAGTATCCAATCAAATATAGTCAAAACTTTTATCATGGATGTTTACATAAATGACCTGCATTTTGAAACCTTCAGAGGGGATGGTGTCATTGTCTCGACTCCTACAGGTAGCACAGCCTATAATAAATCAGTTAATGGCGCAGTAGTGGACCCACTGCTTCCATGTATGCAGATAACGGAGCTTGGGTCCTTGAATAACAATCAATACCGAACTCTTGGCTCTCCTTTTATTTTAAGCCATGATAAGGTTTTAACCCTGAAGGTCGCTAAAGAAGGAAATGAACACCCGACGATGGCAATGGATAATGAAGCGCTAAGCATTCAGCATGTTGAAAATATCCAGATTAAATTAAGCAACAAAAGGATTAAAACCATTAAGCTCAAGAACAATTCATTTTGGGATAAAGTGAAAAGAAATTTTCTATAA